The Methanothrix soehngenii GP6 genome has a window encoding:
- the atwA gene encoding methyl coenzyme M reductase system, component A2, whose product MAPFIEIKDLTVRFGEVVALRNVNLVIEEGESVGILGRSGSGKSVLMHVLRGVESFQDISGSVIYHVARCSKCHHVEPPSHVGRSCKCGSTLEPFDADFVSLDINDPLRRDVVKRIAIMLQRTFALYGDERVIVNVMRAVEETGDTMSVHVAADLLDEVNLSHRLMHVARELSGGEKQRVVLARQLAKSPMILLADEPTGTLDPATARVVHDSIKRAVNDFKMTLIITSHWEDVMVELTQRAILLDQGEIKAEGKPKDVAAQFLAMAGTLAKREEVELGEPMIKANGLSKRYISIDRGVVKAVDEVSLEVNEGEIFGLVGISGGGKTTLSKMISGILTPTGGSISVRVGDEWVDMTVLGSNGRGRATKYIGILHQEYTLYPSRSVIENLTEAIGLSLPFELAERKAIHTLETVGFSEEQAEAVLEKMPHELSEGERHRVAMAQVLIKEPRIVVLDEPTGTMDAITKIEVTNSILNAREELGETFIIVSHDMDFVKNVCDRAMLMRNGRAIFTGLPDEVLSRITEEEEKEMLGS is encoded by the coding sequence TTGGCACCTTTTATCGAGATTAAGGATCTGACAGTTCGATTCGGCGAAGTTGTAGCTCTTCGCAATGTGAATCTGGTCATTGAGGAGGGAGAGTCGGTCGGCATTTTGGGAAGGAGCGGTTCAGGCAAAAGCGTCTTGATGCATGTCTTGCGTGGCGTAGAATCATTCCAGGATATATCTGGCAGTGTGATCTACCACGTCGCCAGATGCAGCAAATGCCATCATGTAGAGCCGCCCAGCCATGTGGGAAGAAGCTGCAAGTGTGGGAGCACTCTGGAGCCATTTGATGCCGATTTCGTATCTCTGGATATAAACGATCCTCTCAGGCGCGACGTTGTGAAGAGGATTGCCATAATGTTGCAGAGGACCTTTGCACTTTATGGAGACGAGCGGGTGATCGTGAACGTGATGCGCGCGGTGGAGGAGACAGGAGACACTATGAGCGTCCATGTAGCTGCAGACCTGTTGGATGAGGTCAATCTATCTCATAGGCTGATGCATGTCGCCCGAGAGCTGTCTGGGGGAGAGAAGCAGCGCGTTGTCCTGGCCCGTCAGCTGGCCAAATCTCCCATGATCCTGCTGGCAGACGAGCCAACGGGAACTCTCGACCCAGCCACAGCCAGAGTGGTTCACGATTCCATAAAGCGAGCGGTCAACGACTTCAAGATGACCCTGATCATCACCAGCCACTGGGAAGATGTCATGGTCGAGCTGACCCAAAGGGCTATTTTGCTTGATCAGGGAGAGATCAAGGCAGAAGGCAAGCCAAAGGATGTAGCCGCTCAGTTCCTGGCCATGGCTGGAACTTTAGCCAAGCGGGAAGAGGTCGAGCTGGGCGAGCCGATGATCAAGGCCAACGGCCTTTCGAAGAGATACATCAGCATAGACCGGGGCGTGGTAAAAGCGGTGGATGAGGTCAGCCTGGAGGTCAATGAGGGCGAGATCTTCGGTCTGGTGGGCATCTCTGGGGGCGGCAAGACCACTCTCTCCAAGATGATCAGCGGCATTCTTACTCCCACCGGCGGCAGCATCTCTGTGCGGGTGGGGGACGAATGGGTGGATATGACCGTCCTCGGTTCCAACGGTCGAGGTCGCGCCACCAAATACATCGGCATCCTCCATCAGGAATATACCCTCTATCCTTCTCGCAGCGTTATCGAGAACCTGACGGAAGCCATAGGCCTCTCTCTTCCCTTCGAGCTGGCGGAGAGGAAGGCCATTCACACTCTGGAGACGGTTGGATTTTCTGAGGAGCAGGCAGAAGCAGTGCTGGAGAAGATGCCCCATGAGCTCTCTGAGGGCGAGAGGCACAGGGTTGCCATGGCGCAGGTCTTAATAAAAGAGCCGAGGATAGTGGTCCTGGATGAGCCCACGGGAACAATGGACGCCATCACCAAGATCGAGGTCACGAATTCCATCCTCAATGCCCGCGAGGAGCTGGGCGAGACGTTCATTATCGTGAGCCATGACATGGATTTCGTGAAGAACGTATGTGATCGGGCCATGCTCATGCGTAATGGGAGGGCTATATTCACCGGCCTGCCGGACGAGGTTTTGAGCAGGATCACAGAAGAAGAAGAGAAGGAGATGCTGGGGAGTTAA
- the mmp3 gene encoding methyl-coenzyme M reductase-associated protein Mmp3, with the protein MRVLVDGKEIELAAGACLADALQKAGSNPAKGAIVGMVKGRGEKSRQTNSYWLNTTKGKIRIELLENDLQKIWHEVVEKISGSQVRWASADGIAFGPFSSRISFARDAHEYNRWEVVLGAAGFDADNTQLIFMQRRHSAVYGTPKDGGVFAHVVGGKNTLDRLEIGDRIESIEPIVEWQDLTEKMSTLDLTLPVEEGMEIYTRVQAELIEDAPLGAEFFLALTRDGTFRVDSVSSSYISSDHLLTEHVAYEHREPRLEGVVTVRTTGRGLGRIFIYKHDRTSNPSHSVVARVIKGMDMVKLAKPGQMITFDVTPERIMLLGKFLEDARQEMEQRGIEAEVEGYEGEDAVVVKQEPGATMEILKAKKVRISSLPSSRLISIQLYYDLAPKSLDYFRHVTGLKEKPVGPLPVYFTYENTLLFKPEVEAVSYKELLPENKPTGPVPAGSIGISNQVSKKIGLVGIRLEEDKRYGPSGEKFEATNIIGRVLEPDKLRDVKEGETIYIREER; encoded by the coding sequence TTGAGAGTCTTAGTTGACGGCAAAGAGATTGAGCTGGCAGCTGGAGCTTGCCTGGCGGATGCCCTGCAAAAAGCAGGCAGCAATCCCGCTAAAGGCGCTATCGTGGGGATGGTCAAAGGCCGGGGCGAGAAATCGCGTCAGACCAACTCTTATTGGCTCAACACGACCAAGGGCAAAATCAGAATTGAGCTTTTAGAAAATGATCTGCAGAAGATCTGGCATGAGGTCGTGGAAAAGATCTCTGGCTCTCAGGTGAGATGGGCTTCAGCAGACGGTATAGCCTTTGGGCCGTTCTCATCCAGAATATCTTTTGCCAGGGATGCGCATGAGTACAATCGCTGGGAGGTGGTCTTAGGCGCGGCTGGCTTTGATGCAGATAACACTCAGCTGATATTCATGCAAAGAAGGCATTCAGCTGTTTACGGCACGCCCAAGGATGGAGGGGTGTTTGCCCATGTCGTAGGAGGCAAGAACACCCTTGACCGGCTGGAGATTGGGGACAGAATTGAGTCTATAGAGCCAATTGTGGAATGGCAGGACCTGACTGAGAAGATGTCCACCCTGGATCTAACTCTGCCCGTGGAGGAGGGCATGGAGATCTATACTCGGGTCCAAGCAGAGCTCATCGAGGACGCGCCACTTGGTGCGGAGTTCTTCCTCGCTTTGACCAGAGACGGCACTTTCAGGGTTGATTCCGTATCCAGCTCTTATATCTCATCCGACCATCTTCTGACGGAGCACGTTGCATATGAGCATCGTGAGCCCCGTCTGGAGGGCGTGGTCACGGTCAGAACGACCGGACGGGGTCTGGGTAGGATCTTCATCTACAAGCATGATCGCACCTCGAATCCCAGCCATTCTGTAGTGGCGAGGGTAATCAAAGGCATGGACATGGTCAAACTGGCAAAGCCCGGCCAGATGATAACATTTGATGTAACCCCTGAGCGCATAATGCTACTGGGCAAGTTCCTGGAGGATGCCAGGCAGGAGATGGAGCAACGAGGAATTGAGGCCGAGGTTGAGGGCTATGAGGGCGAGGATGCAGTGGTGGTCAAGCAGGAGCCAGGTGCCACCATGGAGATTCTGAAAGCAAAAAAGGTGCGGATCTCATCCCTTCCTTCCAGCCGCCTTATTTCTATCCAGCTTTATTATGACCTGGCGCCCAAGAGCCTGGACTATTTCCGCCATGTCACCGGCCTCAAAGAAAAGCCTGTTGGGCCATTGCCTGTCTACTTCACCTATGAGAACACCCTGCTCTTCAAGCCGGAGGTCGAGGCGGTGAGCTACAAGGAGCTACTTCCTGAGAACAAGCCAACTGGGCCCGTGCCTGCCGGCTCGATAGGCATCTCTAACCAGGTCTCAAAGAAGATAGGTCTGGTTGGCATCCGGCTGGAAGAGGACAAACGATATGGGCCCTCGGGCGAGAAGTTCGAAGCTACGAACATCATCGGTCGGGTTTTAGAGCCGGATAAGCTCAGAGATGTGAAGGAAGGAGAGACGATCTACATTCGGGAGGAACGGTAA
- a CDS encoding methanogenesis marker 6 protein: protein MLVTKYLIMSSESNILPSDIAMKIYGSGYDILVKETCFGVIIHGEEEIIEKLLEEIRSLDPAGIFVKDRGFPPGDPRRCRGRRGGGARPGFYMIESESKLLPMISRALASEEECEPVPEKKVRPIPLERLEEIAKED from the coding sequence ATGTTGGTCACTAAATACTTAATAATGTCCTCTGAGTCCAATATTCTCCCCTCGGATATCGCCATGAAGATCTATGGTTCAGGCTACGATATCCTGGTCAAGGAGACCTGTTTCGGCGTTATTATCCACGGGGAAGAGGAGATTATAGAGAAGCTTCTCGAGGAGATTCGCAGTCTGGATCCAGCCGGCATATTCGTCAAAGATCGGGGATTTCCACCAGGCGACCCAAGGCGCTGCCGCGGTCGCAGAGGCGGAGGAGCCAGGCCAGGCTTCTACATGATCGAGTCTGAGTCAAAGCTGCTGCCTATGATCTCCAGGGCTCTAGCCTCGGAGGAGGAGTGTGAGCCTGTTCCAGAAAAGAAGGTGCGTCCCATTCCTCTTGAGAGGCTGGAAGAGATCGCAAAAGAAGATTAA
- a CDS encoding methanogenesis marker 5 protein produces the protein MAKVIVYPPTSMILSDLVDRMGHKALVVPEVVRKLATDNNLASPPLNVTSEEPKKGLRYAAVDVPSGIRGRMALIGPIIEEAEAAIIVQDPGWLTGCAGCNRTNELVRLLIRTKGVPILDLSYPTNDAEARDFVQKIKNFLGDLK, from the coding sequence ATGGCAAAAGTAATCGTTTATCCTCCCACCAGCATGATCCTCTCGGACCTTGTGGACAGGATGGGCCACAAGGCGCTTGTAGTTCCCGAAGTGGTGAGAAAGCTCGCAACCGATAATAATCTCGCCTCACCGCCTTTGAATGTCACTTCTGAGGAACCCAAGAAAGGGCTTCGCTATGCTGCAGTCGATGTCCCCTCAGGGATCCGGGGCAGAATGGCCCTGATTGGCCCGATAATCGAGGAAGCCGAGGCTGCGATCATCGTCCAGGATCCGGGGTGGCTCACAGGATGCGCGGGATGCAACAGGACCAATGAGTTGGTCAGGCTGCTGATCAGGACCAAAGGAGTTCCCATTCTGGACCTCTCTTACCCCACCAATGATGCCGAGGCCAGGGATTTCGTGCAGAAGATCAAGAATTTCTTGGGGGATTTAAAGTGA
- a CDS encoding methanogenesis marker 15 protein, whose translation MIRIAQLSCGAEYSGIQKEIERAAETVGAKIVFPEVSLDDMLNVEEKFGVRVASGDLNLAIARAVRIVENPDLADAVVVMTCFRCAEAAIIRSEIRKYIHENSKIPVLSYSFTERTTAETLLTRMEALVTTVKYRGLLAREKQKGLTAGIDSGSTTTKSVVMRDNKVIGTGWVPTTEVLKSAEDAFQEALKAAGVNKEDIQAVGVTGYGRFLVGKHINAKLIQEEITVNSKGAVFLADAQRGPATVIDIGGMDNKAISVQDGIPGGFTMGGICAGASGRFLELAARRLGVDITELGKLALKGDYRKVAMNSYCIVFGTQSLVNSLSMGNKPEDVAMAACHSVAEQVYEQQLQEVEVKEPVIMVGGTSLIEGLPKAMEELLQVKVTVPPYAQYIGAVGAALLVSGLLEG comes from the coding sequence GTGATTCGCATTGCACAGCTCTCCTGTGGCGCAGAGTACAGCGGCATTCAAAAAGAGATCGAAAGGGCGGCAGAGACCGTAGGGGCCAAGATAGTCTTCCCGGAGGTCTCTTTAGATGACATGCTCAATGTGGAAGAGAAGTTCGGGGTACGAGTGGCTTCTGGAGATCTCAACCTGGCCATAGCTCGAGCAGTGAGAATTGTGGAGAACCCAGACCTCGCCGATGCTGTGGTGGTCATGACCTGCTTCCGATGCGCTGAGGCGGCCATCATACGCTCGGAGATCCGAAAGTACATCCACGAAAACTCCAAGATTCCCGTCTTGAGCTACTCATTCACCGAGAGGACCACAGCAGAGACGCTGCTTACCCGTATGGAAGCTCTGGTTACCACGGTCAAGTACAGAGGCCTCCTGGCCCGGGAGAAGCAGAAGGGCCTCACCGCGGGAATCGACTCTGGATCCACCACCACCAAGTCAGTGGTGATGAGAGACAATAAGGTGATAGGCACTGGCTGGGTTCCCACCACAGAGGTCTTGAAGAGCGCAGAGGATGCTTTTCAGGAGGCTCTCAAGGCCGCAGGGGTCAATAAAGAGGATATTCAAGCAGTGGGCGTTACTGGGTACGGTCGATTTCTGGTGGGCAAGCATATCAATGCCAAGCTCATCCAGGAGGAGATCACCGTTAACTCCAAGGGAGCAGTCTTCCTGGCAGATGCTCAGAGGGGGCCGGCAACAGTTATCGATATCGGCGGCATGGACAACAAGGCCATATCGGTCCAGGACGGAATTCCCGGGGGCTTTACCATGGGCGGAATATGCGCTGGTGCATCCGGCCGGTTCCTGGAGCTCGCCGCCCGCCGCCTGGGAGTCGACATCACCGAATTGGGCAAACTGGCCCTGAAGGGAGACTACAGGAAAGTGGCCATGAACAGCTACTGCATAGTCTTCGGCACTCAGAGCCTGGTCAACAGCCTTTCCATGGGAAATAAGCCCGAGGATGTGGCTATGGCTGCCTGCCACTCCGTTGCTGAGCAGGTATATGAGCAGCAGCTGCAGGAGGTAGAGGTTAAAGAGCCGGTGATCATGGTAGGCGGAACCTCGCTCATCGAAGGCCTGCCCAAAGCGATGGAGGAGCTATTGCAGGTCAAGGTGACCGTTCCCCCTTATGCCCAATATATCGGGGCTGTAGGCGCAGCTCTCCTGGTATCGGGGCTGCTGGAGGGCTGA
- a CDS encoding methanogenesis marker 17 protein: MDPMEVFKIEVTGGEEYGAKKYREIIMDILQDLGLIRSIGRLYVYVDISVPVFAVYGLLRSGIPPLTIKDVGDVMKVGGGYQIKINDEEHMADLLKALWKRYGRERVEQPARDIVIIASDSSPADLMVTDMEAEFLQDLTDALVRVVPEGFRNRRNIMTKDSFFFVAAEESIKPELISEIEEKIREMENA; the protein is encoded by the coding sequence ATGGACCCAATGGAGGTCTTCAAGATAGAGGTGACCGGCGGGGAGGAGTACGGAGCCAAGAAGTACCGAGAGATAATAATGGACATTCTGCAGGACCTGGGTCTGATCAGGTCCATTGGCAGGCTTTATGTCTATGTCGACATTTCAGTTCCAGTCTTCGCAGTCTACGGCCTCCTCCGTTCCGGCATACCGCCCCTTACGATCAAGGATGTGGGAGATGTGATGAAGGTCGGAGGCGGCTACCAGATCAAGATCAATGATGAAGAGCATATGGCAGACCTCCTTAAGGCTTTGTGGAAGCGATACGGGCGGGAGAGGGTGGAACAACCGGCAAGGGACATTGTGATCATTGCCTCAGATTCCTCGCCTGCCGATCTGATGGTTACGGATATGGAGGCGGAGTTTCTGCAGGATCTGACCGATGCCCTGGTCAGAGTAGTGCCAGAAGGATTTCGCAACCGTCGAAACATCATGACCAAAGACAGCTTCTTCTTCGTCGCTGCTGAGGAGTCGATCAAGCCGGAGCTGATATCAGAGATCGAAGAGAAGATCCGGGAGATGGAGAATGCTTGA
- a CDS encoding methanogenesis marker 7 protein: MLEPVMFTGGLYKHDLVLELVEDLGGYILQKNVTQTEIILLLLVPSEDMNALEILSRDLRGELVRAPLAGTEVAVVTPTLAIHHLPHVACDIAEYLRRHGSKTNMIGMARGVGREIAQINEYETALINEHDAAVFIFGNFEDCIKKKEDLYRNIGVPVIITGGPKIDPEELPYAFGYVPSIGRMAHRTRKATEIGSLDNIVEMVGRALDKTREAIAKDPLTTSPPRVMDAVREQVPEVEFSYSPLPIALNLTGVRVKLPYAGYRDKVAAVTFDEGVKLGEVATIRPSRMKDYILVRILPSSETGFVF, from the coding sequence ATGCTTGAGCCTGTGATGTTCACCGGAGGGTTGTACAAGCACGACCTGGTATTGGAGCTGGTGGAAGACCTGGGCGGCTACATCCTGCAGAAGAATGTTACTCAGACGGAGATCATACTTTTATTGCTGGTTCCTTCAGAGGACATGAATGCACTGGAGATCCTGAGCCGAGATCTCAGAGGAGAGCTGGTAAGGGCGCCGCTGGCGGGAACAGAGGTGGCGGTGGTCACACCCACCCTGGCCATTCATCATCTGCCCCATGTGGCCTGCGATATTGCCGAGTATCTGCGCAGGCATGGCTCCAAGACCAATATGATTGGCATGGCTCGGGGTGTGGGCAGGGAGATCGCCCAGATAAATGAGTATGAGACCGCTCTGATAAACGAGCATGATGCCGCAGTCTTCATCTTCGGCAACTTCGAAGACTGCATCAAGAAGAAAGAGGACCTCTACCGGAATATCGGCGTGCCTGTCATAATTACCGGTGGGCCGAAGATAGATCCAGAAGAGCTGCCCTATGCCTTTGGCTATGTGCCGTCCATCGGCCGGATGGCCCACAGGACCCGCAAGGCCACGGAGATTGGATCCCTGGACAATATCGTCGAGATGGTAGGACGGGCGCTGGACAAAACCCGGGAAGCAATCGCCAAGGATCCTCTGACCACCTCTCCGCCCAGGGTGATGGATGCGGTACGAGAGCAGGTTCCGGAGGTCGAGTTCTCCTATTCTCCTCTGCCAATTGCCCTCAATCTAACCGGGGTGCGGGTGAAGCTTCCTTATGCGGGCTATCGGGATAAGGTGGCAGCAGTGACCTTCGATGAGGGTGTGAAGCTGGGCGAGGTGGCCACCATCAGGCCCTCTAGGATGAAGGATTATATACTGGTGAGGATACTGCCCAGTTCGGAGACTGGATTCGTCTTCTGA
- a CDS encoding carboxymuconolactone decarboxylase family protein yields MSFEDELDAILVKGKDKAAKDILKAVESTYGEVPYIFQFMEDDSELLITKVLHNNAILRSSNLDAKTVELISVAVSAALRCSHCLRLHIRLAGSLGVPDDQVAAAIFLAGNLVNASVLATAARNLDEEREICRSCEIASETCEINGRGED; encoded by the coding sequence ATGAGCTTTGAAGATGAGCTGGATGCCATTTTGGTCAAGGGAAAGGACAAAGCAGCCAAGGACATTTTAAAGGCGGTGGAGAGTACCTATGGCGAGGTGCCCTATATCTTTCAGTTCATGGAGGATGACTCAGAGCTGCTCATCACCAAGGTGTTGCACAATAATGCCATCTTGAGGAGTTCTAATCTGGATGCAAAGACGGTGGAGCTGATCTCGGTGGCCGTGTCTGCAGCATTGCGGTGCAGCCACTGTCTGAGGCTGCACATCCGGCTGGCCGGAAGCCTGGGGGTGCCGGATGATCAGGTTGCTGCGGCCATATTTCTCGCCGGGAACCTGGTGAACGCCAGCGTGCTTGCGACCGCGGCGCGTAATCTGGATGAGGAGCGGGAGATCTGCCGGTCCTGCGAGATAGCAAGCGAGACCTGCGAGATCAATGGAAGGGGAGAGGATTGA
- a CDS encoding winged helix-turn-helix domain-containing protein, producing the protein MTYDVSNSPDGRSSGDAPEPAWWWTAEEHRNALIVLQLRLRRDILKFISSGPKSSEQICQRFDLSPEKADYHLSMLETALVIERCGEILDITPTGILYLENVEARR; encoded by the coding sequence ATGACCTATGACGTCTCCAATAGTCCTGATGGCCGATCTTCCGGTGACGCGCCAGAGCCAGCCTGGTGGTGGACAGCAGAAGAACATCGCAATGCTCTGATTGTCCTGCAGCTCCGGCTGAGGAGGGATATTCTCAAGTTCATCTCCAGCGGACCGAAAAGCTCAGAGCAGATATGCCAAAGGTTTGACCTCAGCCCGGAGAAGGCAGACTATCACCTCTCTATGCTGGAGACGGCTCTGGTGATCGAAAGGTGCGGAGAGATTCTGGATATCACTCCCACCGGCATCCTCTACCTGGAAAATGTTGAAGCCAGGCGCTGA
- a CDS encoding vWA domain-containing protein: MLDKKNKNVLLKIVGLAVAVFLLVYIGTIFMGGGGEKTLDGIVKEIDVTEMPPTKGLVDISGIDIAATLPDISKYPPQVNSSTSSYIEIFSSTEKAGGGTDGWLTEVARDFNNAKIMIDGKQTSVRLRGIASGQGADYITSGKYLPDAYTPSNELWGEMLISRGVDARLVQKRLAGNAAGILITKSKKAELEAKYGAVNVTTVIDSVANNELQMGYTNPFASSTGLNFLISTLQAIDASNPLSNKAIAGFDRFQENIPVVAYTTLQMREAAKSGVLDAFVLEYQTYVNTPDIRSYEFIPFGVRHDSPIYAIGKLSPEKTKILDEFIKFSQQENYQNLATKYGFNGLDEYRSEFVPASGDVLIQAQKLWKEKKNANICAVFVADVSGSMDGEPLNNLKKSLLEGQKYIGKDNLIGLVSYSDDVYINLPISRFDLNNRSYFVGAVGGLQAGGATATFDGIAVAMKMLEEQLALDPKLKPKIFVLSDGETNRGHSLNDIRKLVEESGIPIYTIGYNADIKALEEISLVNEAASINADTEDVVYKLANLFNAELA, from the coding sequence ATGCTGGACAAGAAAAACAAGAATGTGCTTTTAAAGATAGTGGGATTAGCAGTTGCGGTATTTCTCTTGGTTTATATTGGAACAATTTTTATGGGTGGTGGCGGAGAAAAAACACTGGACGGGATAGTCAAAGAGATCGATGTGACTGAAATGCCGCCAACCAAAGGCCTGGTCGATATCTCAGGCATAGACATCGCTGCCACATTGCCCGATATCTCCAAATACCCACCGCAGGTTAATAGCAGCACATCCAGCTATATCGAGATATTCTCATCAACGGAAAAGGCGGGCGGCGGTACTGATGGCTGGCTGACAGAGGTGGCCAGAGACTTCAATAATGCGAAGATAATGATCGACGGCAAACAGACGTCTGTCAGGCTCAGAGGAATCGCTTCCGGCCAGGGTGCCGATTATATCACCTCCGGGAAGTATTTGCCGGATGCCTATACTCCATCCAATGAACTCTGGGGAGAGATGCTCATCTCCCGGGGAGTAGATGCCAGGTTGGTGCAAAAAAGACTGGCAGGAAATGCGGCCGGAATTCTGATCACTAAATCTAAGAAAGCTGAGCTGGAAGCCAAATATGGGGCGGTCAATGTCACAACAGTAATCGATTCCGTGGCAAACAACGAGCTGCAGATGGGTTACACCAATCCCTTCGCCAGTTCAACCGGGCTGAACTTCTTGATCTCCACACTGCAGGCCATTGATGCCAGTAACCCGTTGAGCAATAAAGCAATAGCGGGATTTGATCGCTTCCAGGAGAATATTCCCGTGGTCGCTTATACCACTCTGCAAATGAGAGAAGCGGCTAAATCAGGGGTCCTGGATGCTTTTGTCCTGGAATATCAGACTTATGTCAATACGCCTGATATCAGGTCCTATGAATTCATTCCCTTTGGGGTCAGACATGACAGCCCGATTTATGCGATCGGCAAGCTTTCTCCTGAGAAGACAAAAATCCTGGATGAATTCATCAAATTCTCTCAGCAGGAGAATTATCAGAACCTGGCTACTAAATATGGTTTTAACGGACTTGATGAATATCGGTCAGAATTTGTTCCTGCCAGTGGCGATGTTCTCATCCAGGCCCAAAAGCTCTGGAAAGAAAAGAAAAATGCCAATATCTGTGCAGTCTTCGTGGCCGATGTATCGGGCAGCATGGACGGCGAGCCGCTGAATAATTTGAAGAAATCTTTGCTCGAAGGCCAAAAATACATTGGCAAGGACAATCTTATCGGCCTGGTATCATACTCTGACGATGTTTATATAAATCTGCCAATCTCCCGGTTTGATTTGAACAACAGGTCTTATTTTGTGGGTGCGGTTGGGGGATTGCAAGCCGGAGGAGCCACGGCAACCTTCGATGGGATTGCAGTGGCCATGAAGATGCTCGAAGAACAGCTGGCGCTTGATCCTAAGCTGAAGCCCAAGATCTTTGTTCTCAGCGATGGCGAGACCAACAGAGGTCATTCATTAAATGATATCAGGAAATTAGTGGAAGAATCGGGAATACCCATATACACAATAGGCTACAATGCAGATATCAAAGCTCTGGAGGAGATATCCCTTGTCAATGAGGCTGCCAGCATTAACGCCGATACTGAGGATGTTGTGTATAAGCTGGCTAATCTGTTCAATGCGGAGCTAGCATAG
- a CDS encoding toxic anion resistance protein, whose translation MEVPDEGAIKDEVIEQVKPVPEEVAQLQKVAESNVAEILTLDIDELAKKRYILKSVESFGAESMKRSAAKNSILQATVGDLSKNGDDGGVVAKGLMELTRELEDLDPSLIDFTKTGILGKLFDPVRNYFARYQRADSAIADIIVSLDKGRTILKNDNTTLEIEQQSLRDLTRKLMKEVQLGALMDESIERQIEEARARDEDPEKVKFVSEEVLFPLRQRIMDLQQMIVVNQQGVMATEVVIRNNRELMRGVERAKTVTISALRTSVMVASALYNQKIVLKKIQMLNETTNDLITSTSRMLKNQGADIQKQSMQTNVSAEDLKTAFADVMEALDSINSYKQEALPKMRETIEQFRELAAKGEEQIQQLEKGHKLDL comes from the coding sequence ATGGAAGTTCCCGATGAAGGGGCGATCAAGGACGAGGTGATAGAGCAGGTCAAACCGGTGCCCGAAGAGGTCGCTCAGCTTCAGAAGGTAGCGGAAAGCAATGTGGCCGAAATTCTGACCCTGGATATCGATGAGTTAGCCAAAAAGAGGTACATTCTCAAATCAGTAGAGTCTTTTGGGGCCGAGTCTATGAAACGCTCGGCTGCTAAAAATTCTATACTTCAGGCGACTGTGGGAGACCTGTCTAAAAACGGGGATGATGGCGGGGTGGTGGCAAAGGGCCTAATGGAACTGACCCGAGAGCTCGAAGACCTTGACCCCAGCCTGATCGATTTCACTAAAACCGGCATTCTGGGCAAGCTGTTCGATCCCGTCCGGAATTATTTTGCCCGATACCAGAGGGCAGACTCGGCAATAGCGGATATCATTGTCTCCTTGGACAAAGGCAGGACAATTCTGAAAAACGACAATACCACCCTGGAGATCGAGCAGCAGTCACTGCGCGATTTAACCAGAAAGCTGATGAAAGAGGTCCAGCTGGGCGCTCTGATGGACGAATCGATCGAGAGGCAGATCGAAGAGGCCCGGGCCAGGGATGAGGACCCGGAAAAGGTCAAATTCGTCAGCGAAGAGGTCCTCTTTCCCCTCCGGCAGAGGATCATGGATCTGCAGCAGATGATCGTGGTCAATCAGCAGGGGGTAATGGCGACAGAGGTTGTGATCAGAAACAATCGGGAGCTTATGAGGGGGGTAGAACGGGCCAAGACGGTGACGATATCCGCTTTGCGGACCTCAGTGATGGTTGCCAGCGCTCTGTATAACCAGAAGATCGTCTTGAAGAAGATTCAGATGCTCAACGAGACCACCAATGATCTGATCACCAGCACCTCGCGTATGCTGAAAAACCAGGGGGCGGACATTCAGAAACAGTCGATGCAGACCAATGTATCTGCTGAGGACCTGAAGACCGCTTTTGCCGATGTCATGGAGGCGCTGGATTCGATCAACAGCTACAAGCAGGAAGCTCTGCCCAAAATGAGGGAGACGATCGAGCAGTTCCGGGAGCTGGCCGCCAAAGGCGAGGAGCAGATTCAGCAGCTGGAGAAGGGCCATAAGCTGGATCTTTAG